TGTTTGTTTCTCTGACTTTTGATGATGAGGCAGCGCAAATTTGCGGTCGCATTCGTGCCCAACTTGCCAACCAGGGGACTCTCATTGGTCCTTACGACTTACAAATTGCGGCGATCGCCCTAACCCATAACCTGACAGTAATTACTCATAATGTTCGTGAATTCAGTCGAGTGCAGGATTTGAAGATCGAGGATTGGCAAGCTGATTAAGTGCGATCACGAAGTGCCACCGAAGGTGATCACGAAGTGCCGCGAAGCGATCGCCTCTAAAAAATATTACAATTTAGA
This genomic window from Gloeocapsa sp. PCC 73106 contains:
- a CDS encoding PIN domain-containing protein, which gives rise to MHHLKFSDSPITRKLTIHLLDTAVCSVTKAELFYGAMRSTNPTQSMREQQDFLDLFVSLTFDDEAAQICGRIRAQLANQGTLIGPYDLQIAAIALTHNLTVITHNVREFSRVQDLKIEDWQAD